A DNA window from Luteolibacter luteus contains the following coding sequences:
- a CDS encoding sugar kinase — protein MSLTLRTAASCQFDIISLGEIMLRLDPGDGRVRTTRQFQAWEGGGEYNVARGMRRCFGKRAAVVTAFAENDVGRLIEDFILQGGVDTRFVQWKPFDGIGRQIRNGLNFTERGFGIRGAKGTPDRGLTAASQMKPGDVDWDDVFGKHGARWFHTGGIFAALSETTAELTIEACKKAKEYGTIVSYDLNYRPSLWKSIGGQAKAQEVNREIAKYVDVMIGNEEDFTASLGFEVAGVSEHITGLEVDSFKAMIERAVQDFPNFQVVATTLRDVHSATINDWGAICWHAGEFHEATHRAKLEIYDRVGGGDSFASGLAYGFMEFNDAKMAVEYGAAHGALAMTTPGDTTMATVDEVKKLVGGGSARVDR, from the coding sequence ATGTCACTGACACTACGCACTGCTGCTTCCTGCCAATTCGACATCATCTCGCTCGGTGAAATCATGCTGCGCCTCGATCCCGGCGACGGACGGGTGCGCACGACCCGCCAGTTCCAGGCATGGGAAGGCGGAGGCGAGTACAACGTGGCCCGCGGCATGCGCCGCTGCTTCGGCAAGCGCGCCGCCGTCGTCACCGCCTTCGCCGAGAACGACGTCGGACGGTTGATTGAGGACTTTATCCTGCAGGGAGGGGTCGACACCCGCTTCGTCCAGTGGAAGCCGTTCGACGGCATCGGTCGCCAGATCCGCAATGGCCTGAACTTCACCGAGCGTGGCTTCGGTATCAGAGGTGCCAAGGGCACGCCAGACCGCGGCCTGACCGCTGCCAGCCAGATGAAGCCCGGCGATGTCGATTGGGATGATGTCTTCGGCAAGCATGGTGCACGCTGGTTCCACACCGGCGGCATTTTCGCGGCCCTCTCCGAAACGACTGCCGAACTCACCATCGAGGCCTGCAAAAAGGCGAAGGAATACGGCACGATCGTTTCCTACGACCTCAACTACCGCCCGAGCCTTTGGAAATCGATCGGCGGCCAGGCAAAAGCCCAAGAAGTGAACCGCGAAATCGCAAAGTACGTCGATGTGATGATCGGAAACGAGGAGGATTTCACCGCTTCCCTCGGCTTTGAAGTGGCGGGAGTGAGCGAACACATCACCGGACTCGAGGTGGACAGCTTCAAGGCCATGATTGAGCGCGCGGTGCAGGATTTCCCGAACTTCCAAGTGGTCGCCACTACCCTGCGCGACGTCCACAGCGCCACGATCAACGACTGGGGAGCGATTTGCTGGCATGCCGGCGAATTCCACGAAGCCACCCACCGCGCGAAGCTGGAGATTTACGACCGCGTGGGCGGCGGAGATTCCTTTGCCAGCGGTCTGGCCTACGGTTTCATGGAATTCAACGATGCCAAGATGGCCGTCGAATACGGGGCTGCCCATGGTGCGCTGGCAATGACCACTCCGGGGGATACCACCATGGCCACGGTGGATGAAGTGAAGAAGCTCGTCGGCGGCGGATCGGCACGCGTCGATCGCTGA
- a CDS encoding phosphoglycerate dehydrogenase → MPTRVLLTTCSFQDTPGPHHLQLESQGFEIVRERGPLTEARMLELAGDFDAFLCGDDTITRAVLEKSRPRLRVISKYGIGLDKIDISATKELGIPVLFTPGVNHTTVAEHTFCLLLAMQKNLVETANATRQGKWLRITGHELWRKRIGLIGMGRIGQEMARRARGFDMEIHAFGNFWPDDVAAQYGIIRHESIDSLFSSVDIVSPHTKLTKDTYHLINRERLALLPEGAYVVNTGRGELADPAAILEALDSGRLAGYGTDVMEQEPPAEDDPLLAHPKVLVTAHIGSRTFESVPRQAKKSLDNLLNFLSGSGPIACANGVIPSDE, encoded by the coding sequence ATGCCGACCCGCGTCCTTCTAACCACCTGTAGCTTTCAAGACACCCCCGGTCCTCACCATCTCCAATTGGAGTCCCAAGGATTCGAAATTGTGCGCGAACGCGGGCCGCTGACCGAGGCCCGGATGTTGGAGTTGGCCGGGGACTTCGATGCATTCCTGTGCGGCGATGACACGATCACCCGGGCCGTACTTGAGAAAAGCCGGCCACGACTCCGGGTCATTTCGAAATATGGCATTGGCTTGGACAAGATCGACATTTCCGCGACCAAGGAGCTCGGAATCCCGGTGCTTTTCACTCCCGGCGTCAACCATACCACCGTCGCTGAACACACTTTCTGCTTACTGCTCGCCATGCAGAAAAATCTGGTGGAGACCGCCAATGCCACCCGTCAGGGCAAATGGCTGCGGATCACCGGACATGAACTCTGGCGCAAGCGGATCGGCCTGATTGGCATGGGCCGGATCGGGCAGGAGATGGCGCGCCGCGCCCGTGGCTTCGACATGGAAATCCATGCTTTCGGCAATTTCTGGCCGGACGACGTGGCCGCTCAATATGGCATCATTCGTCACGAATCCATCGATTCGCTCTTCTCGTCAGTGGATATTGTTAGCCCGCACACGAAGCTGACCAAGGACACATATCATCTCATCAACCGCGAACGCCTGGCACTGCTGCCGGAAGGCGCGTACGTGGTGAATACCGGCCGTGGCGAGCTCGCCGACCCCGCCGCCATCCTTGAGGCGCTCGATTCCGGCCGACTTGCTGGCTACGGCACGGACGTCATGGAACAGGAACCTCCTGCGGAAGATGATCCGCTACTCGCCCACCCGAAGGTGCTGGTAACCGCTCATATCGGCTCCCGGACCTTTGAGAGCGTTCCTCGGCAGGCCAAGAAGTCTCTCGACAACCTGTTGAATTTCCTTTCCGGAAGCGGCCCGATCGCCTGCGCGAACGGGGTCATTCCCTCCGACGAGTAA
- a CDS encoding DUF4230 domain-containing protein, with the protein MSAHPELWKTVRWLALLAAVLLLAWLGVRVVERGIGTTTSGLGKVLGAITHSDTRIVEGRAEITDTAEIAELSLLEMKMTATRSFENETYVLRYLPAGTKKLIVSGQYRVTAGYKLKPGISLRMENGVPVARFPDPEILSVELIDYKPLSEKDGWANGVTAEDRAQLLRELRQQMRQEAQRSGILDMVEASLRTRLRDLLGSGDVKVEREAK; encoded by the coding sequence ATGTCAGCCCATCCGGAACTTTGGAAAACCGTCCGCTGGCTTGCCTTGCTGGCCGCAGTGCTCCTGTTGGCTTGGCTCGGCGTCCGCGTCGTGGAGCGCGGCATCGGCACCACTACCTCCGGTTTGGGAAAAGTTCTCGGAGCCATCACTCATTCCGACACCCGGATTGTCGAAGGCCGGGCCGAAATTACCGACACCGCGGAGATCGCCGAGCTTTCCCTGCTGGAGATGAAGATGACCGCCACGCGGAGTTTCGAGAACGAGACCTATGTGTTGCGTTACCTCCCCGCGGGCACGAAGAAGCTTATTGTTTCCGGACAGTACCGGGTGACCGCCGGCTACAAATTGAAACCCGGGATTTCTCTTCGGATGGAGAATGGGGTGCCGGTTGCCCGGTTTCCTGACCCCGAAATTCTTTCCGTAGAGCTCATCGACTACAAGCCGCTCAGTGAGAAAGACGGTTGGGCGAATGGGGTGACCGCGGAAGATCGCGCGCAATTGTTGCGCGAGCTTCGCCAGCAGATGCGCCAGGAAGCTCAACGCAGTGGCATCCTCGATATGGTCGAAGCATCGCTGCGAACCCGCTTGCGAGACCTGCTCGGTAGCGGCGATGTGAAGGTTGAGCGCGAGGCAAAGTGA
- a CDS encoding EI24 domain-containing protein, whose amino-acid sequence MTESGLGLIQGIKSVPEACGILSRRPKILFWLLPPLLITLLLDLLAFFFAFEWMRDGIHGFVASHGNATWLSSAMSMFAAIAVVLLLGWSFTWVFLTLASPFQDFISAAVERERMGGATQEPSGWMGFAKGTARSAIQSLVLLMISIPMLLVGFLPVVGPLLVFVWSAFALGFSFASIPAGRVAGRLRDRLKFARRNCGAVFGLGALIALVAMIPMASLLFMPVFVVAGTLVHLKAGENGAIRRIQPPVEG is encoded by the coding sequence ATGACAGAAAGCGGCCTCGGGCTGATCCAAGGCATAAAGTCGGTGCCTGAGGCTTGCGGCATTCTTTCCCGCAGGCCGAAGATCCTGTTCTGGCTGCTGCCGCCACTGCTTATCACTCTGCTGCTGGATCTGCTGGCCTTCTTCTTTGCCTTCGAATGGATGCGCGATGGGATCCACGGTTTCGTAGCAAGCCATGGCAATGCCACATGGTTGTCTTCGGCCATGAGCATGTTCGCCGCGATTGCCGTGGTGCTTCTGCTCGGCTGGTCGTTCACGTGGGTTTTTCTCACCTTGGCGAGTCCCTTCCAGGATTTCATCTCGGCCGCGGTTGAGCGGGAACGGATGGGCGGAGCGACGCAAGAGCCGTCGGGATGGATGGGCTTTGCCAAGGGCACCGCGCGCAGCGCCATCCAATCCCTCGTGCTGTTGATGATCTCGATCCCGATGCTGCTGGTCGGCTTCCTTCCTGTCGTGGGTCCTCTCCTCGTCTTTGTCTGGAGTGCCTTTGCCTTGGGCTTCTCCTTCGCGTCGATCCCTGCGGGGCGGGTGGCGGGACGCTTGCGGGATAGGCTCAAGTTCGCGCGCCGGAATTGCGGCGCGGTCTTCGGGCTGGGAGCCCTGATTGCCTTGGTCGCGATGATTCCGATGGCGAGCTTGCTTTTCATGCCCGTCTTCGTGGTGGCGGGCACGCTTGTTCACCTGAAGGCAGGGGAGAATGGAGCAATCCGGAGGATCCAGCCTCCGGTGGAAGGATAG
- a CDS encoding CotH kinase family protein: MGAQEDRKLVDQFDKDSNGWLGKEERATAREFLKQNPAPQRGFGPPGGGRRGPGPGGPGGPPPFGEEETKTPEPGAKISPADVTPAGSSDLYAADTLRTLFLDFENEDWEAELEAFHGTDVEVPATLTVDGKTYPGVGIHFRGMSSYMMVRAGQKRSLNVSLDLTEKKQRLNGYKTLNLLNSHGDGSFLSAVLYSHIARKYIPAPKVNLVRVVINGENWGVYVSQQQFNKDFIQENFRTSKGARWKVRGSPNGQSGLDYVGDDLAEYKRRYEMKDGTEEDWQALIKLCKTLSETPADQLEAAVAPLLDIDSTLWFLALDCGLINGDGYWIRASDYSLYRDKEGKFHLIPGDMNEAFRAAGGPGFGGRGFGRPGGRGPDGPQERRGEDQATAGSPERDARPPTAMPNMPKGDGLKLDPLTGMDDAKKPLRSKLLAVPALRERYLAKVKALAEDGLDWAKLGPVVAQYRELASKEIAADTRKLSNSEDFEKLTTDKPVEEKEEATPRGFGHEGMPIRSFADQRRAYLLSYEEKPEATH; the protein is encoded by the coding sequence ATGGGGGCGCAGGAAGACAGGAAGCTCGTGGATCAATTCGACAAGGACTCGAACGGCTGGCTCGGCAAAGAAGAGCGAGCTACCGCCCGGGAATTCCTCAAACAGAATCCCGCACCACAACGTGGCTTCGGCCCGCCGGGAGGAGGACGTCGCGGTCCCGGCCCGGGAGGCCCCGGAGGTCCGCCGCCATTCGGCGAGGAAGAGACCAAGACCCCGGAGCCTGGTGCCAAGATCTCTCCCGCAGATGTGACCCCGGCCGGGTCGAGCGATCTCTATGCGGCTGATACGCTGCGAACGCTGTTCCTCGATTTCGAAAACGAGGACTGGGAGGCGGAGCTCGAAGCCTTTCATGGCACCGACGTCGAGGTGCCCGCCACGCTGACCGTTGATGGCAAAACCTATCCCGGGGTGGGCATCCATTTCCGCGGCATGTCCAGCTACATGATGGTCCGCGCGGGGCAGAAGAGATCGCTGAACGTCTCCCTGGATCTCACCGAGAAGAAACAACGCCTGAACGGCTACAAGACGCTCAACCTGCTCAATTCCCACGGCGACGGCAGCTTCCTCAGCGCGGTGCTCTATTCGCACATCGCCCGGAAGTATATCCCCGCCCCAAAGGTGAACCTCGTGCGCGTGGTGATCAATGGTGAGAACTGGGGCGTCTATGTGAGCCAGCAGCAATTCAACAAGGACTTCATCCAGGAGAATTTCCGCACCAGCAAAGGCGCGCGCTGGAAAGTGCGCGGCTCCCCGAACGGCCAGAGCGGGCTCGACTACGTGGGCGATGACTTGGCCGAGTACAAGCGCCGCTATGAGATGAAGGATGGCACGGAGGAGGACTGGCAGGCGCTGATCAAGCTGTGCAAGACCTTGAGCGAGACCCCTGCCGATCAACTTGAAGCCGCAGTGGCACCGCTGCTCGATATCGATAGCACGCTCTGGTTCCTCGCGCTCGATTGCGGACTGATCAATGGTGATGGCTATTGGATCCGCGCGAGCGACTACAGCCTCTACCGCGACAAGGAAGGTAAGTTCCACCTGATCCCCGGCGACATGAATGAAGCCTTCCGTGCAGCGGGCGGACCGGGCTTCGGTGGCCGCGGCTTTGGCAGACCCGGTGGCAGAGGCCCCGACGGACCTCAAGAGCGCCGGGGTGAAGATCAAGCGACGGCGGGATCGCCCGAACGCGATGCCCGCCCTCCTACAGCGATGCCCAACATGCCCAAGGGCGATGGCCTGAAACTCGATCCGTTGACGGGAATGGATGATGCGAAGAAGCCGCTGCGTTCAAAACTGCTGGCCGTACCCGCCCTGCGCGAGCGCTATCTCGCCAAGGTGAAGGCCCTCGCGGAAGACGGCTTGGACTGGGCAAAGCTCGGCCCGGTGGTCGCGCAATATCGGGAACTCGCTTCCAAGGAAATCGCCGCGGACACGCGCAAGCTCTCCAATAGCGAAGACTTCGAGAAGCTCACCACGGACAAGCCTGTGGAAGAAAAGGAAGAAGCCACACCCCGTGGCTTCGGCCATGAGGGCATGCCGATCCGCAGCTTCGCCGACCAGCGCCGGGCTTACCTGCTCTCCTACGAGGAGAAGCCTGAGGCAACTCACTAA
- a CDS encoding sulfatase family protein, with translation MRFSGILVGLALCAAAAQAVSPNIVYILADDMGYGDPRYAGGKVPTPNLDRLAAEGMRFTDAHTSSAVCTPTRYSILTGRYNWRSTLRQGVLGGNSQPLIPDGRQTVADFLAMDGYKTAVIGKWHLGLGWNRLPEARKAESGPTEGQGWQLDYSQAVKRGPLALGFHEDFIIPASLDMAPYVYLRNDKPTAVPTVTKAFHRPGPAAADFEAENCLRDFTREARSFIQRSSKEKFFLYLPLTSPHTPVVPSKQWKEKSGIGDYGDFLMETDAVVGEILAELESVGVEKDTLLIFTSDNGFAPAAGLEEQLKQGHKPLGDLRGTKSDIWEGGHRVPFLVRWPGVVKAGSTCAATICTTDFYATAADATGKLGALGPQAAEDSFSILPLLKAEDGFKREFTIHHSINGSFAIRKGDWKLCLCPDSGGWSDPKPGSEASKSSYPVQLYNLKDDPAESKNLAEEQTDLVKELAALLAKAIKDGRTTAGPVQSNDGKPIELPVRVKELLPVLGEL, from the coding sequence ATGCGTTTTTCCGGAATCCTTGTAGGGCTGGCCCTTTGCGCGGCTGCTGCGCAGGCTGTCAGTCCGAATATCGTCTACATCCTCGCGGATGACATGGGCTACGGAGATCCCCGTTACGCCGGGGGAAAGGTGCCGACGCCGAATCTGGATCGCCTCGCAGCGGAAGGCATGCGCTTTACCGATGCGCATACGTCTTCTGCAGTCTGCACGCCGACGCGTTATAGCATTCTCACGGGTCGCTACAACTGGCGCTCCACGCTGAGGCAGGGCGTGCTTGGCGGCAATAGCCAGCCCCTGATTCCGGATGGGCGGCAGACGGTTGCCGACTTCCTTGCTATGGACGGCTACAAGACCGCGGTCATCGGCAAGTGGCATCTTGGTTTGGGTTGGAACAGGTTGCCGGAGGCGCGCAAGGCGGAGTCCGGGCCGACCGAGGGTCAGGGTTGGCAGCTCGATTACTCCCAAGCCGTGAAGCGGGGGCCGCTTGCACTCGGCTTCCATGAGGACTTCATCATCCCCGCGTCACTCGATATGGCTCCCTACGTTTACCTTCGGAATGACAAGCCCACTGCCGTCCCGACGGTGACCAAGGCCTTTCATCGCCCCGGGCCGGCGGCAGCGGATTTCGAAGCGGAGAACTGTCTGCGTGATTTCACCCGCGAGGCTCGCTCGTTCATCCAGCGTTCTTCGAAGGAGAAGTTCTTCCTCTATCTGCCGCTTACCAGTCCGCATACGCCGGTGGTTCCCTCGAAGCAGTGGAAGGAAAAATCGGGCATCGGCGATTATGGTGATTTCCTGATGGAGACGGATGCGGTGGTGGGCGAGATCCTGGCGGAGTTGGAGAGTGTGGGAGTGGAGAAGGATACCTTGCTGATCTTCACTTCCGACAATGGCTTCGCGCCGGCCGCGGGACTCGAGGAGCAACTGAAGCAAGGCCACAAGCCTCTCGGAGACTTGCGAGGGACGAAGAGCGATATCTGGGAAGGTGGCCATCGCGTGCCCTTCCTCGTTCGTTGGCCTGGTGTGGTGAAGGCGGGCAGCACCTGCGCCGCCACCATCTGCACCACGGACTTCTACGCTACCGCCGCGGACGCGACCGGAAAGCTTGGAGCACTTGGTCCCCAAGCTGCCGAGGATAGCTTCTCCATACTGCCGCTGCTGAAGGCCGAGGATGGCTTCAAGAGAGAGTTCACCATCCATCATTCGATCAATGGCTCCTTTGCGATCCGGAAGGGGGATTGGAAGCTTTGCTTGTGCCCTGATTCCGGCGGTTGGTCCGATCCCAAGCCCGGTTCGGAGGCTTCGAAGAGCAGCTATCCGGTACAGCTTTACAACCTCAAGGATGATCCCGCGGAATCGAAGAACCTGGCGGAGGAGCAAACCGATCTCGTGAAGGAACTCGCCGCGCTTCTGGCCAAGGCGATCAAGGATGGTCGCACCACCGCGGGGCCTGTCCAAAGCAACGACGGAAAGCCGATCGAGCTTCCAGTTCGGGTGAAGGAGTTGTTGCCGGTGTTGGGGGAGCTTTGA